The Phycisphaeraceae bacterium genome has a window encoding:
- a CDS encoding dihydroorotase, whose protein sequence is MTSKRATTPNILIRGGRVIDPASGFDQTADVLVADGRVASIGRISPSEAAEAGAEVQVIDAEGCIVSPGLIDIHVHLREPGHEYKETIATGSASALNGGFTTVCCMPNTNPPLDSAAQVAFVLGQSARADGARVFPVAAATVGRKGEHVGALWTLAEAGAVGFSDDGECIMDAAVMRSVLIASREAGRPFMQHCQDHSLSRGGVMNAGALAARMGLSGWPAIAEEIIIERDVRLNRDIGCAYHVQHMSCGGSVEIVRRARQAGQPVTAEVSPHHLLLTEDACGGYNTQAKMNPPLRGRADIAALKEGVADGTITVLGTDHAPHSEDEKARDFASAPFGIIGLDCALPLYMRALIDDGVIGWPRLLALMTSEPAALVGLDRMGLGSLTVGGPADITVIDPDLEWTIAPEEFRSRSRNCPFFGWKVRGRALAVVVDGVLKTSRAGERVRQAAR, encoded by the coding sequence ATGACCAGTAAACGGGCGACGACTCCGAACATCCTCATCCGCGGCGGCCGCGTCATCGACCCCGCCAGCGGGTTTGACCAGACCGCCGATGTGCTCGTGGCGGACGGGCGGGTGGCGAGCATCGGGCGCATCTCGCCGAGCGAGGCGGCAGAGGCCGGCGCCGAGGTGCAGGTCATCGACGCCGAGGGCTGCATCGTCAGCCCGGGACTGATCGACATTCACGTCCATCTGCGCGAGCCGGGGCACGAGTACAAGGAGACCATCGCCACCGGCAGCGCTTCCGCCCTCAATGGCGGGTTCACCACCGTCTGCTGCATGCCCAACACCAACCCGCCGCTGGATTCCGCAGCCCAGGTGGCTTTCGTGCTGGGGCAGTCGGCCCGTGCGGACGGGGCGCGGGTGTTTCCCGTGGCCGCCGCCACGGTCGGGCGCAAGGGCGAGCACGTGGGCGCGCTGTGGACGCTGGCGGAGGCCGGCGCGGTGGGGTTTTCCGATGATGGCGAGTGCATCATGGACGCCGCAGTCATGCGCAGCGTGCTCATCGCCTCACGCGAGGCGGGGCGGCCCTTCATGCAGCACTGCCAGGACCATTCGCTCTCGCGCGGCGGGGTGATGAACGCCGGCGCGCTGGCCGCCCGCATGGGGCTGTCCGGCTGGCCCGCCATCGCCGAGGAGATCATCATCGAGCGCGACGTGCGTCTCAACCGCGACATCGGCTGTGCGTACCACGTGCAGCACATGAGCTGCGGCGGGTCGGTGGAGATTGTCCGCCGCGCACGGCAGGCCGGTCAGCCCGTCACCGCCGAGGTGAGTCCCCACCACCTGCTGCTCACCGAGGACGCCTGCGGCGGCTACAACACGCAGGCGAAGATGAACCCACCCCTGCGGGGCCGGGCGGACATCGCCGCGCTGAAGGAAGGCGTGGCCGACGGGACCATCACCGTGCTGGGGACCGATCACGCGCCGCACTCGGAGGATGAGAAAGCCCGCGACTTCGCCAGCGCGCCCTTCGGCATTATCGGGCTGGACTGCGCGCTGCCGCTCTACATGCGGGCGCTGATCGACGATGGGGTCATCGGCTGGCCGCGACTGCTGGCGTTGATGACCAGCGAACCGGCGGCCCTCGTGGGGCTGGATCGGATGGGGCTGGGGTCGCTCACGGTGGGCGGCCCGGCGGACATCACCGTCATTGACCCGGACCTGGAGTGGACGATCGCGCCGGAAGAGTTTCGCTCCCGCAGCCGCAACTGTCCGTTCTTCGGCTGGAAGGTGCGGGGAAGGGCCCTGGCGGTTGTCGTGGATGGCGTGTTGAAAACCAGCCGGGCGGGCGAGCGGGTCCGGCAGGCCGCCCGGTGA
- the tsf gene encoding translation elongation factor Ts, giving the protein MAEISAKDVMTLREKTGLGMMDCKEALLKNGGDMKKAEEWLREKMKGKMDTRTERATAEGRLGIAVQGAKASIVEVQTETDFTAKNPEFVAMVEAVAGAALSQPAGAVRPDGAISKRVDDVRIKTGENMKFARGVTLEGGTFGSYVHHDCKRGALIQVEGQADPELLKSICQHIVAHVPPPMSVSAEDMPAETLARVKSEAEKEAAATGKPPQIAQKIAEGKVRKFLEENTLLEQKFVRDDSKAIKELLPKGVKVLRFVRYTVGQGE; this is encoded by the coding sequence ATGGCGGAGATCAGCGCCAAAGACGTCATGACCCTGCGTGAGAAGACCGGCCTCGGCATGATGGACTGCAAGGAAGCCCTGCTCAAGAACGGCGGGGACATGAAGAAGGCCGAAGAGTGGCTGCGCGAGAAGATGAAAGGCAAGATGGATACGCGCACCGAGCGCGCCACCGCCGAGGGGCGGCTGGGCATCGCCGTGCAGGGCGCCAAGGCCTCCATCGTCGAAGTGCAGACGGAGACCGATTTCACCGCCAAGAACCCCGAGTTCGTGGCCATGGTGGAGGCCGTGGCCGGCGCCGCCCTGTCGCAGCCCGCCGGAGCCGTGCGGCCCGACGGCGCCATCAGCAAGCGGGTGGATGATGTTCGCATCAAGACCGGCGAGAACATGAAGTTCGCCCGCGGAGTCACCCTCGAAGGCGGCACGTTCGGCTCCTACGTCCACCACGACTGCAAGCGCGGCGCGCTGATCCAGGTGGAGGGCCAGGCCGATCCCGAACTGCTCAAGAGCATCTGCCAGCACATCGTGGCTCATGTGCCGCCGCCCATGTCGGTCAGCGCCGAGGACATGCCCGCCGAGACGCTGGCCAGGGTGAAGTCCGAGGCGGAGAAGGAAGCCGCCGCCACCGGCAAGCCGCCGCAGATCGCCCAGAAGATCGCCGAGGGCAAGGTGCGCAAGTTCCTCGAGGAAAACACCCTCCTGGAACAGAAGTTCGTGCGCGACGACTCCAAGGCCATCAAGGAGCTGCTGCCCAAGGGCGTGAAGGTGCTGCGATTCGTGCGCTACACCGTGGGTCAGGGTGAGTGA
- a CDS encoding DEAD/DEAH box helicase: protein MRPHPFAASLEELRRVAACVESRSLDEASEGVLTLRLPVLKTGPAPSDQLGILAGIEPDGSPMMLAPFRLPTLRLPAGPAFEWLRALLDRTSDASTPIGAGAAYLADVADLVERLLLDQRFVPSVYQMPGGRLKAAWVPWLHDPPASTRVSGLLGSMPPVVRAEPGGFNHQPWLILTHAIAGMVEATVRRILAADNYAEALEGRDAESDAAVAVLGGLLDRSDAVRVNGSAGDVFRDVRMWLGRLIDANQSAAYRLGLRVLEPDMAEVVRAGDERWRVEALLDPRDGVGERIDVADLWRRGAERLPLRCPVDDAQDFVLREIARIQLIDERLRDLVQGASASSIALTTRQVYEFLRDTAPVLEEAGVRILAPEWWGRTTGRLGLRLVLAHDEPAGGAGGDAAPSPQPISMGLNTLVRYEWQVSVGDRPLSAEDVLRLAREKSPLVRLGGQWVEVRPEDLEAARDLLSRGASGEMTIAEAMRAAHGLDAHAPRLPVVGIRSSGWIADLLEGRFASASLMFIDQPASFVGSLRPYQKAGLSWLAFLDAHGLGACLADDMGLGKTIQLIALLLHERNGVGDEPSAVSRQPSGEEERGSGRAGEREDGEAEERSHQPPVTSHPLSPQHPAPGTVSIGPTLIVAPMSVAGNWMREIHRFGPSLRVHVHHGLDRPTHDAFLSLARSVDVIITTYGLVSRDVETLRRVPWRRIVLDEAQYVKNTPTKQAQAIRSLSAERRIALTGTPVENRLSELWSIMEFCNPGYLGSSGEFRRRFALPIERHRDRERAEALRAVIRPFVLRRLKTDPEVVPDLPDLVETKEFASLTPEQAAMYEQVVAEMLSQADRVEGMQRRGLVLAGIVRLKQICNHPANVAPDDEQESDGEIGGDVVGLAGRSGKVRRLLDLLDEVVAAGDKALLFTQYRRMGHLLSRIIRHELGAPVQFLHGGTPRGKRQELIDHFQRADGRPMVFILSLRAGGVGLNLTAANHVIHFDRWWNPAVENQATDRAFRIGQTRTVHVHKLICSGTLEERIDEMLEAKTDLADRIVGSGDAWLTELSTGQLRDILTLRATALEGEE, encoded by the coding sequence GCTGCTCGACCGGACCTCGGACGCCTCGACGCCGATCGGCGCCGGCGCCGCGTACCTGGCGGACGTGGCGGATCTGGTCGAACGGCTGCTGCTCGATCAGCGATTCGTGCCGAGCGTGTACCAGATGCCGGGGGGACGGCTGAAAGCCGCGTGGGTGCCGTGGCTTCATGATCCACCCGCTTCGACGCGGGTATCCGGGCTGCTGGGGTCGATGCCCCCGGTGGTGCGCGCCGAACCGGGGGGGTTCAACCATCAGCCGTGGCTGATCCTCACGCATGCGATCGCCGGCATGGTGGAGGCGACGGTGCGCCGCATTCTCGCCGCCGACAACTACGCCGAGGCGCTGGAAGGGCGTGACGCCGAGTCCGATGCCGCGGTAGCGGTGCTGGGCGGTCTGCTCGATCGATCCGATGCGGTGCGCGTGAACGGCTCGGCGGGAGATGTCTTCCGCGACGTGCGGATGTGGCTGGGTCGCCTGATCGACGCCAACCAGAGCGCCGCCTATCGCCTGGGTCTGCGCGTGCTTGAGCCAGACATGGCCGAGGTGGTCCGCGCGGGCGACGAGCGATGGCGCGTCGAAGCGCTGCTCGACCCGCGCGACGGCGTGGGCGAGCGCATCGACGTCGCCGACCTGTGGCGACGGGGCGCGGAGCGACTCCCGCTGCGGTGCCCGGTGGATGACGCCCAGGACTTCGTCCTGCGTGAAATCGCGAGGATTCAACTGATCGACGAACGGCTGCGCGACCTGGTTCAGGGGGCGTCGGCGTCGTCCATCGCGCTGACCACCAGGCAGGTCTATGAGTTCCTGCGCGACACCGCCCCGGTGCTGGAGGAGGCCGGGGTGCGCATCCTGGCGCCCGAATGGTGGGGCCGGACGACCGGACGACTTGGATTGCGCCTGGTGCTGGCCCATGACGAACCGGCCGGCGGAGCCGGCGGCGACGCGGCGCCATCCCCGCAGCCGATCTCGATGGGTCTCAACACGCTGGTTCGCTACGAGTGGCAGGTCTCGGTTGGGGATCGTCCGCTTTCGGCGGAGGACGTGCTGCGCCTGGCCCGCGAAAAATCCCCGCTGGTCCGGCTTGGCGGTCAATGGGTCGAAGTGCGGCCGGAGGATCTGGAAGCCGCCCGCGACCTGCTGTCGCGCGGAGCGTCGGGTGAGATGACCATCGCCGAGGCGATGCGCGCCGCTCACGGACTGGACGCTCACGCGCCGCGACTGCCCGTGGTCGGCATTCGATCCAGCGGCTGGATCGCCGACCTGCTGGAGGGCCGCTTCGCCAGCGCGTCGCTCATGTTCATCGATCAACCGGCGTCGTTCGTCGGCTCCCTGCGACCCTATCAGAAGGCCGGGCTTTCATGGCTGGCGTTTCTCGATGCCCACGGGCTGGGCGCGTGCCTCGCCGATGACATGGGGCTTGGCAAGACGATTCAGTTGATCGCGCTGCTGCTGCATGAGCGGAACGGGGTGGGAGACGAGCCGTCAGCCGTCAGCCGTCAGCCGTCGGGAGAAGAAGAGCGGGGGAGCGGGCGAGCGGGGGAGCGGGAGGATGGGGAAGCAGAAGAGCGGAGCCACCAGCCGCCAGTCACCAGCCACCCGCTCAGTCCTCAGCATCCAGCACCCGGCACTGTCTCCATCGGTCCCACGCTCATCGTGGCGCCGATGTCGGTGGCCGGGAACTGGATGCGCGAAATTCACCGTTTCGGTCCCTCGCTGCGGGTCCACGTGCATCACGGACTGGATCGCCCCACCCATGATGCGTTTCTTTCGCTGGCGCGAAGCGTGGACGTGATCATCACGACCTACGGACTGGTCAGCCGCGACGTGGAGACGCTGCGGCGCGTGCCGTGGCGGCGCATCGTGCTCGACGAGGCGCAGTACGTCAAGAACACGCCCACCAAGCAGGCGCAGGCGATCCGTTCTCTCTCGGCGGAGCGCCGCATCGCGCTGACCGGCACACCGGTGGAGAACCGGCTCTCCGAGCTCTGGTCGATCATGGAGTTCTGCAACCCGGGGTACCTCGGCTCGTCGGGCGAGTTCCGTCGCCGCTTCGCGCTGCCCATCGAGCGCCATCGTGACCGTGAGCGGGCCGAGGCGCTCCGAGCCGTCATCCGCCCGTTCGTGCTCCGCCGGCTCAAGACCGATCCCGAGGTGGTTCCAGACCTGCCCGACCTGGTCGAGACCAAGGAGTTCGCGTCGCTGACGCCCGAGCAGGCCGCCATGTACGAGCAGGTGGTGGCGGAGATGCTCTCGCAGGCCGACCGGGTCGAAGGCATGCAGCGCCGCGGGCTGGTGCTCGCCGGCATCGTCCGGCTCAAGCAGATCTGCAACCATCCCGCCAACGTGGCGCCCGACGACGAGCAGGAGTCGGACGGCGAGATCGGCGGCGACGTCGTCGGACTGGCCGGACGCTCCGGCAAGGTGCGCCGACTGCTTGACCTGCTCGATGAGGTCGTGGCCGCCGGCGACAAGGCCCTGCTGTTCACGCAGTATCGGCGCATGGGCCACCTGCTCAGCCGCATCATCCGCCACGAACTGGGCGCGCCCGTGCAGTTCCTCCACGGCGGCACGCCGCGCGGCAAGCGGCAGGAGCTGATCGATCACTTCCAGCGGGCTGACGGCAGGCCGATGGTGTTCATCCTCTCGCTGCGTGCGGGAGGCGTGGGCCTGAACCTCACCGCCGCCAATCACGTCATTCACTTCGACCGGTGGTGGAATCCGGCGGTGGAGAACCAGGCCACCGACCGCGCCTTCCGCATCGGACAGACGCGCACCGTGCATGTTCACAAGCTCATCTGCAGCGGCACGCTGGAGGAGCGCATCGACGAGATGCTCGAAGCCAAGACCGACCTGGCCGACCGCATCGTGGGCAGCGGAGACGCCTGGCTGACCGAACTCTCCACGGGCCAGCTCCGCGACATCCTGACGCTGCGCGCCACCGCGCTGGAGGGCGAGGAGTGA
- the rpsB gene encoding 30S ribosomal protein S2: MASLVRDLIEAGIHFGQRSSNWNPKMRSYIFGERKQIHIIDIKETVKGLLLAKKFIKKTVSEGKDVVFVGTKRQARASIERYAADVKMPFVTERWLGGTLTNFRTIRERLKRLVELETLAASSEFNTYSKKMQSQLTRELKKLKRNLDGIRTMDKLPGALVVVDVNREINALLEARNLGIPTIGLIDTDGNPDLTDIPIPGNDDSMRSIDVVIRELCAAVTEGKAMRPQEREGAGEPRGEGAPAQGPRRSRRSQFRAEDAPAPAESTEAPATPAAT; the protein is encoded by the coding sequence ATGGCCTCTCTCGTCCGCGATCTCATCGAAGCCGGCATTCACTTCGGTCAGCGCAGCAGCAATTGGAACCCGAAGATGCGCTCGTACATCTTCGGCGAGCGCAAGCAGATTCACATCATCGACATCAAGGAGACGGTGAAGGGTCTGCTGCTGGCCAAGAAGTTCATCAAGAAGACCGTGAGCGAAGGCAAGGACGTGGTCTTCGTCGGCACCAAGCGTCAGGCCCGCGCCTCGATCGAGCGCTACGCGGCGGACGTGAAGATGCCCTTCGTCACCGAGCGCTGGCTGGGCGGCACGCTGACGAACTTCCGCACCATCCGCGAGCGACTGAAGCGGCTGGTTGAGCTCGAGACTCTCGCCGCCTCCAGCGAGTTCAACACCTATTCGAAGAAGATGCAGTCGCAACTGACGCGTGAGCTCAAGAAACTCAAGCGCAACCTCGACGGCATCCGCACGATGGACAAGCTGCCCGGCGCGCTGGTGGTGGTGGACGTGAACCGCGAGATCAACGCCCTGTTGGAAGCCCGGAACCTGGGCATTCCGACCATCGGGCTGATCGACACGGACGGCAACCCCGACCTGACGGACATCCCGATCCCAGGCAACGACGATTCGATGCGCTCCATCGACGTGGTCATCCGCGAGCTCTGCGCCGCCGTGACGGAAGGCAAGGCCATGCGTCCGCAGGAGCGCGAAGGCGCCGGCGAGCCGCGCGGCGAAGGCGCCCCCGCCCAGGGGCCGCGCCGCAGCCGGCGGTCGCAGTTCCGCGCGGAGGACGCACCGGCCCCCGCCGAGAGCACGGAAGCCCCGGCGACCCCGGCGGCCACCTGA